In Candidatus Nealsonbacteria bacterium DGGOD1a, one DNA window encodes the following:
- a CDS encoding DUF86 domain-containing protein produces the protein MINKNFVIEKVNLMTAGLEQLAGFSKMALVEIAGDYIKYSALKNILMETIGRAIDINEYLITQLADPKIEAPKTYRDGFLAMGKFGILPPDFAQEIAKSAGFRNAIVHEYNNLDKSGVYETVGQAIDQYNKYCELVMRYINSVE, from the coding sequence ATGATCAATAAAAATTTTGTAATTGAAAAGGTAAATTTGATGACCGCCGGGTTGGAGCAATTGGCCGGATTTTCCAAAATGGCGCTTGTGGAAATTGCGGGCGACTATATAAAATATTCGGCGTTGAAAAATATACTTATGGAAACAATCGGCCGCGCGATTGACATCAACGAATATCTGATAACCCAATTGGCGGATCCAAAAATCGAGGCGCCAAAAACTTACCGCGACGGTTTTTTGGCAATGGGGAAGTTTGGAATTTTACCGCCGGATTTTGCGCAGGAAATTGCCAAGAGCGCGGGATTTCGCAACGCGATCGTTCACGAATACAATAATTTGGATAAAAGCGGAGTTTATGAAACCGTGGGCCAGGCGATTGATCAATATAATAAATACTGCGAACTTGTTATGCGGTATATCAATTCGGTTGAATGA
- a CDS encoding nucleotidyltransferase domain-containing protein — protein sequence MEKIKDAGRQIGEKHGLRLVVLYGSVAKGMAKEDSDVDIAVLGKNFLQFKEIIEIIDEFTAALQSNKIDVKSLHHADPLFRHQVMEGGILLYGDELDFIKFKIYAFRDYVESKSLFDLKEKMVKKRLKMI from the coding sequence ATGGAGAAAATTAAAGATGCGGGCCGCCAGATCGGGGAAAAACACGGGTTGAGGCTTGTGGTGCTTTATGGTTCGGTGGCCAAGGGGATGGCCAAAGAGGATAGCGATGTTGATATCGCGGTTTTGGGGAAAAACTTTTTGCAGTTTAAAGAAATTATTGAGATAATTGATGAATTCACGGCCGCGTTGCAAAGCAACAAGATTGATGTTAAATCGCTACACCACGCTGATCCGCTTTTCCGCCATCAGGTAATGGAAGGCGGAATATTGCTATATGGCGACGAGCTTGATTTTATTAAATTTAAAATTTATGCTTTTCGCGATTATGTGGAAAGCAAAAGCTTGTTTGACTTGAAAGAAAAGATGGTTAAAAAACGGCTTAAAATGATATGA
- a CDS encoding ATP-binding protein, protein MEKYKKRILFNSLVKYFDSKEALVVTGMRQVGKTTLMRQIFNWAGNQPKLWFDFENPLDVKIFEDIDYSNIYRNLEKMAKKADNARLVIFIDEIQIYPEMTKIIKYLIDHYRVKFIVTGSSNYYLKNLFPESLSGRKFLFELPTLSFQEYLYFKDKIEEKEAMIDGILQSLKNNTIFNYKKFETDYNDFVHYGGFPAVVLESDIDAKKQILRNIFSSFFEKDLKILSDYKDIQELRDLLLLLVPRIGSLIDVTRLAAELGINRPKVYHYLEFLQGTFVVNLLPRYTKSIDKAVAGGRKVYFSDTGLLQVMGNVNDAQLFENAVINQLVRYGKVSFYNKRNTAEIDAILDKKIAFEIKLTGTLQDVSKLQKLATDIQLPSQYVISKKFIESAGFISPVVL, encoded by the coding sequence ATGGAAAAATACAAAAAAAGGATTTTATTCAATAGCTTGGTGAAATATTTTGATAGCAAAGAGGCGCTGGTGGTCACCGGTATGAGGCAGGTCGGTAAAACCACTTTGATGCGCCAGATTTTTAATTGGGCGGGCAACCAGCCCAAATTGTGGTTTGATTTTGAAAATCCGTTGGATGTAAAGATCTTTGAAGACATTGATTACAGCAATATTTATCGGAACCTGGAAAAGATGGCTAAGAAGGCTGATAATGCCCGATTGGTAATTTTTATTGATGAAATTCAAATCTACCCGGAAATGACCAAGATAATCAAATACTTAATCGATCATTACCGAGTTAAATTCATTGTTACCGGATCGTCTAACTATTATTTGAAAAATTTATTTCCCGAATCGCTTTCGGGCAGAAAATTCCTTTTTGAACTGCCAACTTTAAGTTTTCAGGAATACCTGTACTTCAAAGACAAAATCGAAGAAAAGGAAGCGATGATTGATGGTATTTTGCAATCCCTGAAGAACAACACCATCTTCAATTATAAAAAATTTGAAACTGATTATAATGATTTCGTCCATTATGGCGGGTTCCCCGCGGTGGTATTGGAGTCCGATATTGATGCTAAAAAGCAAATACTGAGAAATATATTCTCTTCATTCTTTGAAAAAGATTTAAAGATTTTATCGGATTACAAGGATATCCAGGAACTGCGGGACCTGTTACTGCTTTTGGTCCCCAGAATCGGATCATTGATTGATGTTACTCGGCTGGCAGCCGAGCTTGGGATTAACCGGCCAAAAGTTTATCATTACCTTGAATTTTTACAGGGGACTTTTGTTGTAAACCTCTTGCCGCGCTACACAAAAAGCATTGATAAAGCGGTCGCCGGCGGCCGGAAGGTTTATTTCAGCGATACCGGATTGCTGCAGGTGATGGGCAATGTAAACGATGCGCAATTGTTTGAAAACGCGGTAATCAATCAGTTAGTCCGTTATGGCAAGGTAAGCTTTTACAACAAGCGCAACACTGCCGAAATTGACGCCATCCTCGATAAAAAGATTGCTTTTGAGATTAAGCTGACCGGAACTCTGCAGGATGTATCAAAGTTGCAGAAACTGGCCACAGACATCCAACTGCCGTCACAATATGTGATTTCCAAAAAATTCATAGAAAGCGCCGGCTTCATCTCGCCGGTAGTTTTATGA
- the rpsI gene encoding 30S ribosomal protein S9 — protein MDASGRKKTDKYYESIGRRKTAIARVRLYTRGDKIFLVNDKPFDQYFKTVEFKNIIEAPLVKMNCTDRFRVTALVKGGGINAQAEALRHGITRALVLFNADFKKRLKKSGYLTRDPRMKERKKPGLKKARRAPQWAKR, from the coding sequence CTGGACGCTTCGGGCAGGAAGAAGACCGATAAATATTATGAATCTATCGGCCGCAGAAAGACCGCGATCGCGCGCGTCCGCCTTTATACCCGCGGCGATAAAATATTTTTAGTCAATGACAAGCCGTTCGACCAATATTTCAAGACCGTTGAATTCAAAAATATCATCGAAGCGCCGCTGGTCAAAATGAATTGCACCGACAGATTCCGGGTTACCGCGCTGGTCAAGGGCGGCGGCATCAACGCGCAAGCCGAAGCGTTGCGCCACGGCATTACCCGCGCGCTGGTGTTGTTTAACGCCGATTTCAAAAAGCGCTTGAAAAAGTCCGGCTACCTAACGCGCGATCCGCGCATGAAAGAGCGCAAAAAACCCGGCTTGAAGAAAGCCCGCCGCGCCCCGCAATGGGCGAAACGGTAG
- the rplM gene encoding 50S ribosomal protein L13: MKTTSIKREKRTIDATGMVLGKLAVIVAVFLRGKDKPGFAKNVDAGDFVTVKNFRKVTITGKKLEQEKDYRYSGYMSGLKATTMGETMEKNPGQLLRQAVYRMLPTNKLRDQMIKRLTVQQ, encoded by the coding sequence ATGAAAACGACTTCCATTAAAAGAGAAAAGCGAACAATCGATGCCACGGGGATGGTTTTGGGAAAGCTCGCGGTAATTGTCGCGGTATTCTTGCGGGGCAAAGATAAGCCGGGATTCGCCAAAAATGTTGACGCGGGCGATTTTGTGACGGTTAAAAATTTCCGGAAAGTGACGATTACCGGCAAGAAGCTTGAGCAGGAAAAAGATTATCGTTACAGCGGTTACATGAGTGGTTTGAAAGCAACCACAATGGGGGAAACGATGGAGAAGAATCCCGGCCAGCTTTTGCGACAAGCGGTGTACCGCATGCTTCCGACCAACAAATTGCGCGACCAAATGATAAAACGGTTGACCGTGCAACAGTAA
- the rplQ gene encoding 50S ribosomal protein L17 has product MYKRIKGKKFSRKTDQRRAFMRSLAVNLILREKIQTTKVRARQAASFVERLITKAKVGDLASKKALASILPEVASRKLTAVIAPRFKDRVGGYTRVALLGQRLKDGAPMAVVELLDRPPVVETVKGKIKQVAAKKTKKTAKIEKKEEIKS; this is encoded by the coding sequence ATGTACAAGAGAATTAAAGGTAAAAAATTCAGCCGGAAAACCGATCAAAGAAGAGCGTTTATGCGTTCTTTGGCGGTCAATCTGATATTGCGGGAAAAGATTCAAACCACCAAGGTCCGCGCGCGCCAGGCCGCCTCTTTTGTCGAGAGATTGATTACCAAGGCGAAGGTCGGCGATTTGGCTTCAAAAAAAGCTTTGGCGTCAATATTGCCCGAAGTCGCCAGCCGCAAATTGACGGCGGTGATCGCGCCCCGCTTTAAAGATCGTGTCGGCGGATATACTCGCGTCGCGCTTTTGGGCCAAAGACTTAAGGATGGAGCGCCCATGGCGGTGGTTGAATTGCTGGATCGGCCGCCGGTTGTTGAAACGGTCAAGGGGAAAATCAAGCAGGTCGCGGCAAAGAAAACCAAAAAGACCGCCAAAATTGAAAAGAAAGAAGAAATAAAATCTTAG
- the rpoA gene encoding DNA-directed RNA polymerase subunit alpha gives MIPLPLEPKVIDKKGNSASIEIEALYPGYGVTVGNALRRVMLSSLEGAAVTQINIKSVPHEFSTIAGVMEDVITLMINVRQLRFKLTGDEPQTCVLKAKGEKEITGADLEIPSQLELANPETHIASLTAKSSKLEMEIKVEKGTGYMSKEMRQTKAKLEIGVIAMDAMFTPVKKVGFKVQNMRVGDRTDFDKVIFEIETDGTITPETAFAQASEILVSHFTMFRNVFNA, from the coding sequence ATGATACCATTACCGCTTGAACCCAAAGTAATTGATAAAAAAGGCAACAGCGCGTCAATCGAAATCGAGGCGCTGTACCCCGGTTATGGCGTTACCGTCGGCAACGCGTTGAGGCGGGTGATGCTGTCGTCGCTTGAAGGCGCCGCCGTTACCCAGATAAATATCAAAAGCGTGCCGCATGAATTTTCGACGATCGCGGGAGTGATGGAAGATGTGATCACATTGATGATCAATGTTCGCCAATTAAGATTCAAGCTGACCGGCGACGAGCCGCAGACTTGCGTGTTGAAGGCCAAGGGCGAGAAAGAGATTACCGGCGCGGATTTGGAGATTCCCAGCCAGCTGGAGCTTGCCAATCCCGAAACCCACATCGCCAGTTTGACCGCGAAAAGTTCCAAATTGGAAATGGAAATCAAGGTTGAAAAAGGGACCGGCTATATGTCAAAAGAAATGCGCCAAACCAAGGCCAAGCTGGAAATCGGGGTGATTGCGATGGATGCGATGTTTACGCCGGTTAAAAAAGTTGGTTTCAAGGTTCAAAATATGCGCGTAGGCGACCGGACGGATTTCGACAAAGTAATTTTTGAAATCGAAACCGACGGCACCATTACTCCGGAAACCGCGTTCGCGCAGGCTTCGGAGATATTGGTCAGTCATTTTACGATGTTTCGAAATGTTTTCAACGCATAA
- the rpsD gene encoding 30S ribosomal protein S4, producing METNIKCKICRRAGAKLLLKGSRCYGQKCAMVRRPTAPGKKGKRRARSLSEFGRELREKQRVKAWYNLREQQFKNYVKAVLAKKGSAEDLPLALMGALEGRLDNVVFRLGFAPSRLAARQLVSHKSFLVNGKPVNLPSYRVIKGDVVSVAPRKIKNAYFVQLQPALKSYKTPLWLSLDADKMEGKRVGDISMEELALPAEIGSVFEFYAR from the coding sequence ATGGAAACGAACATAAAATGCAAGATTTGCCGCCGCGCGGGAGCCAAACTGCTTCTCAAGGGAAGCCGCTGTTACGGCCAGAAATGCGCCATGGTGCGCCGTCCGACCGCTCCGGGCAAAAAAGGAAAGCGCCGGGCGCGCTCCCTTTCGGAATTCGGCCGGGAATTGCGCGAAAAACAGCGCGTGAAGGCGTGGTATAACCTGCGCGAACAGCAATTCAAGAACTATGTGAAAGCCGTTCTCGCGAAAAAAGGAAGCGCCGAAGACCTGCCGCTGGCGCTGATGGGCGCGCTTGAAGGGCGGTTGGACAATGTTGTGTTCCGGCTTGGATTCGCGCCTTCCCGGCTCGCGGCGAGGCAGCTGGTGAGCCATAAGAGTTTTTTGGTCAACGGAAAGCCGGTCAATTTGCCTTCATACAGGGTTATTAAAGGAGATGTGGTTTCCGTGGCGCCGCGCAAAATCAAGAACGCTTACTTTGTTCAATTACAGCCGGCCTTGAAATCTTACAAAACGCCGTTATGGCTGTCGCTTGACGCGGACAAAATGGAGGGCAAGAGAGTGGGCGATATTTCAATGGAGGAATTGGCTTTGCCCGCCGAGATCGGTTCGGTGTTTGAATTTTACGCCAGATAA
- the rpsK gene encoding 30S ribosomal protein S11: protein MGKKHVATQNKEELLKERDAVEAKAKKEFTVKMPGRTRQGMVYISSSYNNTIVSFADESGNILCWKSSGSIGFKGTKKGTPFAASKVAEAVAEIIKKMAVEKVQVLVKGIGSGRDSAIRSLAARGIDIVSIKDITPIPHNGCKPRKTRRV from the coding sequence ATGGGTAAGAAGCATGTTGCCACTCAAAATAAAGAGGAATTGTTGAAAGAGCGGGATGCCGTCGAGGCCAAGGCAAAAAAGGAATTCACCGTAAAAATGCCCGGGCGCACAAGGCAAGGAATGGTTTACATTTCCTCGTCATACAACAATACGATTGTTTCGTTCGCCGATGAAAGCGGGAATATTTTATGCTGGAAGTCTTCGGGAAGCATCGGTTTCAAGGGTACCAAGAAAGGCACGCCGTTCGCGGCTTCCAAAGTCGCGGAAGCCGTGGCCGAAATCATAAAGAAGATGGCGGTTGAGAAAGTGCAGGTTTTGGTGAAGGGCATCGGTTCCGGCCGCGATTCGGCGATCCGGTCGCTGGCGGCGCGCGGTATTGACATTGTTTCGATAAAAGACATCACGCCGATCCCGCACAATGGTTGCAAGCCGAGAAAGACCCGAAGAGTGTAA
- the rpsM gene encoding 30S ribosomal protein S13 translates to MPRIIGVNIPDNKQIGIALGYIYGIGRSSAKVVLAEAKIGPTVKAKDLTPEQMKLIEEIVKKNYRVEGDLKRDVMMNIKRLKDIVAWRGMRHSRNLPVRGQRTRTNTRTVRGNIRKTVGSGRKPAATPT, encoded by the coding sequence ATGCCACGCATAATCGGTGTAAACATACCGGACAACAAACAAATCGGAATCGCGCTTGGATACATTTACGGGATCGGGAGATCATCGGCCAAAGTGGTGCTTGCCGAAGCCAAGATCGGCCCAACCGTCAAGGCAAAAGATTTGACGCCGGAACAGATGAAATTGATCGAGGAAATAGTCAAGAAGAATTACCGCGTGGAAGGCGATTTGAAACGCGATGTGATGATGAACATCAAACGCTTGAAGGACATCGTGGCTTGGAGAGGTATGCGCCATTCGCGCAATTTGCCGGTCAGGGGCCAAAGAACGCGGACCAACACCAGAACCGTGCGCGGTAATATCCGCAAGACCGTGGGTTCGGGCCGCAAACCGGCAGCGACGCCGACATAA
- the rpmJ gene encoding 50S ribosomal protein L36 — MKVRASLRKICKDCQIVKRDNRIYVICKKNPKHKQRQG, encoded by the coding sequence ATGAAAGTCAGAGCATCATTAAGAAAAATTTGCAAGGATTGCCAGATCGTCAAAAGAGACAACCGGATTTATGTTATTTGCAAGAAAAATCCGAAGCATAAACAGCGACAGGGGTAA
- the infA gene encoding translation initiation factor IF-1: MENKKVLRFQGQVFESLPNAKFRVKLSDGREVIGHLAGKLRMFRIKILNGDIVTVEMSPYDEKKGRIVYRGK, encoded by the coding sequence ATGGAAAATAAAAAAGTATTGAGATTTCAAGGACAAGTGTTTGAATCTTTACCGAACGCCAAATTCCGCGTAAAGCTTTCCGATGGCCGGGAAGTGATCGGCCACTTGGCGGGAAAGTTGAGAATGTTTAGGATAAAAATTCTGAATGGCGATATCGTCACGGTTGAAATGAGTCCTTATGACGAAAAAAAAGGAAGAATAGTGTATCGCGGTAAATAA